TTGTGACTTGAGTGAGAACGCCTTTATCCAGAGATCATGCTCTTCTTATATAGGAATCCTCTAGGGTTTTTTCCTCAGCCTCCCATGTGTGGGTCAATCTCCAAGGTGGTCCTTAACGAGACAAGATGGACTTTCCCTTTGGTCGCCTAAGGTTTCTAGGGTCGAAGAAAGTTAGTCCAATGCATTCCTCTTTTATCATTTGGACGCTAGTTCAAGTAAACGGGTCATCCCGCTTACTTCTCCTCTTTAACATATGTAGTCTTGTGACTCTTGCTCACGTCCTTGTCCATTGGTAAGCTTGATACATCCGTGGCCAGATGTCTTCGGTATTATAGCTTCGTTTAATAGATATAGTGTCTTACTAAATCAGAAGACTAAGATCATGACTTTGGTGTATTCTCTTTTCATCTTTTCTTAACGGCAAAATTTTGCATCGGATACTCTCATTTGCGACCCACACACGCTAGGTAGGAAACTCCAAGAATTGGCCCTGGTTGCTTGGCAATTAATTGCGGGTTCCAggttgcttgacaactaatcgcgggtccccctactaatatctcttaatatcttTTAGTATTTAAAATTGAAGAGACCACGCTCTTAATATTATCACTTCGACATAATCTATGTCTTTGATCATTGGTATGCGTGATACCTTCATGGTATAGCTTGGGTTGGTTGGTTGGTAGATGATGGGGTAGACTATCATATACCTTTTCGGATGTTACACAATTTATATGATGCAAATAAATTGTTAGGTCATTAAAGGTGGGGTACATATAATCTGAAGTGCATTTTGAAATTAACGAGAGATCAAATTAAGAAGAGAAAATACACGTAGCACTTTCTACGCTTATTTACTCATTTACGCTTTATTCGTATTACATTACAAgtaccatttatatatatttcctttatataatcataacttaagcatgtTTAAAGGAAATAAGTTTTTTATATTGTATCCATGGTTTTGAACAAACTACTGCTTCGTACGCATGTGATACACCACAGTCTGTAGCCGCAATTGTCAACTTGTGATTAAACCCTGGATGGTTGTCAAACGAGATCACCTTCTCGAATGTCAGCTGGTGCTGGGATGCAAGGTTATGAGCTAAAACCGCGTACTCACCCAACTCTTCTAAGTATTGTTTTTCGGCGTCCCAAGCCCCAACTCCGTTCACTGGGTCACCATTAACATTTTGGCTAGTACGGGATGTGACACACAAGACGAATAAGGCTATTGTGGTCACAAGGAGAAGCAACCGGGGTTGAGAGTACTTGTGAGCCATTTTGGTTAAATTTGTGATACCAAATATACTCGAGGTTGCATATTTATAGTCATGATCGAACCTACAAGGCTCACTAATACGGAGTACTATTTATGACCACCACTCGAACTTAATGACATTCTCAACTGAAACCTATAGCCAGCTGATTGTATAATGTATTTCAATCGGTGAGTAAATGTTATCGAAGGTTAGGTGCATACGGCTTCTTATCTTCATATGATTTATAATTAAGCTATGCATGTGTACTATGAATATAATCTTGTACATGTAAATCAAGACATATATGTGACGATCGACAATTAAACAGCCGATCATGCATCAACAACTACGTATCTAAATAGTAGTACTAGATCGTCATATTCACGTCAAACTATATATAGAAAGCTAGCGTTATGATCGGATATGTGATTACCTTAGTTACTTGTGTATATCAAATTTGTCTCTGTCACGATATATACGTActcatataaaaaaagatttttttttttcaaaataataataatacattcaaAACATGCAAAAATAGAAATGCTGGAAACAGTTTTACAAGTCTAGTATAATCGGAGTTTAGAATTCCGGTTTGTCAGATTTCAGAAGAAATCGGAGTTTTGAAGTCCGGCTTTGGTCCCTCCCTGCTAGATTCCTGACCGGTTGCCCTACCAAACCCTAACCGGATTTTGAAGGCCGGTTTGGCAGGCTTTTCTGACAATTTCTGAATCCGGATTTTGGAACTCCGGTTTCAGCAAACCCTATCCGATTTCTTAGATTTTCATGACTGAAACGCTATCTTCTCAGTATCATAACTCATACCTTTTTACTGTTATTTATACCTCTCATATCTTAACTTCATTTACATCATCACAAAGAACATAAACATATTTTCAAAACATGAAATTGAATCTCATAAATGTTTGAAATCATCATTTGAAAACCTCAAAAACACTAAAATCACATAATCAAATGACTACAATCCGTCCATTTATGGTTAATTTTGTTTGGGGTGGCAGAATTATTTTTCAAAATGGTTGGCTTACTGGTGATGAGACAGCATTTATAAGGAGTTTTGTCATGTCTCAGCGAATTAATTGTATGCAGTTAAATAATATGGCATACAATTATGTAGGTGTCGATCAAAGAACACATTCGTTGAAAATGATATTATGGTATGTTTTCAATGATCGTAATTGCAGAAATGAACTTGTTGACGATCAAACTCTAGAAACCATGTATTATTTCTCTCAGCGTGATGAAGACTATCAAGCTCATATTGAAATTCAGTATGAGCAAGTGTTACCAAACCCACAAGTACCAAGTTTTATGAGCATGATTCAATCTTTTGAAGCTGGTCCATCTACCTCTCGCAACCACTCAACATTTTTTGAAGATCAACATGAAGAACAACATGAAAAACAACATGAAGAACAACATGGAGAACATAATGAAGAACAACATGTAGATTctggtgatgatgatggtatgtCAACTGCTAGTGACCGTGCAGTCGATCACTATAGCGTTAAAGAAAATCTTTCAGATGACTCTAGTAGGGAAGATCCATTGCCACAAGAAGCCCCTGGTTCACGTTTCGGTATTCTTAGTAGAGTTGGTGAGGCTAGTTCTTGTGTATTTGACGATGACGACGAAACATCATGGGTTGTTTGGGATAAAGATTCCAATATTATTACAAAAGGAATGGTTTTCCAGAACAATGTCGAACTTTTATACGCGGTTCAGAGATGGAATATACAAAATAATAGAGAAATCATCGTTGAAGACAGTAGACTGGGTTATTGGAAAGCAAAATGCTACACCACTAGCCCAAAGTACAAAGGACATCAAGAACATAGACATTGTTCGTGAGGTTGTAGTGGTTCAGTTAAAAATAGATCGAAGGTATGGAAACTTGTTAAATGGCACGATTTCCACAATTGTTATGGAAATGTCGCTTTAAACAACAATCGTTGTTTAACATCAAGCTTGATTGCTAGCGACATTTACCATTTAGTGAAGGTAGACCTTAGTATTCCAGTGGCAAACATCCAAACAATCGTAAAACGAACATGAAAAGCGGATGTTACGTACGCTAAGGCATGGAACGCAAGGCGTATTGCAATTGAACGGATGTATGGCACTTGGGAAAGTAATTGTGCTGAGCTACCTAGGTATTTAAATGAATTACTCTATACCAATCCGAATACAATTGTACGATTCTTAATTGATGGCCCTCCGGATGAGAAAGGTGTAGATACATTCAAGTATGTTTTTTGGGCTTTTGGTCTAGCCATTAGGGCATACACAATGTGTGTACTGATAATTTGCATCGACGGTACCCATTTGAAAGGGAGTTACAATGGTAAGTTGCTTCTTGCTTTTGCGAAAAATGCTAATAATCAAGTTCTTCCAATTGCTTTCGCAATAGTAGACAACGAAACCAACGCTAGTTGGACTTGGTTTTTGGAAATGTTCCAACAACATGTCGTTCAATATAGAAAGATTTGTGTCATTTCAGATCATCACCCTGGTATCCTACATGTGATGGGGATTTATACAAGTCAATATGGGTGGGAACATAGGTATTATTTGCGTCACGTTCGTAGCAACTTAATGAAGCACTGTCCAAGAATCTAACAGCTCAAAAAGTTGTGTTGGACAATTAGTGACACAACGAATCAGATACTCTACAAGAATGATATCCAAGCAATCAAACGCGCTAGTCTAGAGGCTTGGAAGTATTTGAAAGAAGCAAACATTCGAATGTGGACCGTGTATAAGGACACAGAAAGGAGTCGTTGGGGTAACACAACTACAAACATTGCTGAGTGCGTCAACAATGTAATTAATCATGCACGTAtgatgtgatggccccgtcaagtacccttaacggctccgtcacttggtcccacagcttgatcgaactctatatgaatttattaAACCACATTGCATTCTTTAaccaaaaagtttcccaaaaaggaaatttactcaaaataagtagttctaaacaactcaacttattaaataaccaaagttgaccaaaacatgtcaacaaaaacccacaagtttaattaACCAAAACAATGCAAAGTTTTAAGTGTTTATCAAAATCTTCCCAATGAATGCAGAtcctctaacacagcggaagctcaACAAATCAGGTACCTGTGAAAACattcgagtaaactgtcaacaaaaatgttgagtgagttataggtttaaataaacgaataaactttagaccacaagatttaaaaatgttagaaaacattaaaccatTATTtcattaatccatgagtcacctggtaatcacttaaccaattccacccttaccaaacaaaatatacactgaacaggtgtatcttcaaataattacgaagtactaacacattccgattataaattgctagcgcgactagctcgaaatggggttgtcaaacccgatagatctatccataggattcccgttcaccagtagaaaccaatgattacagttaccagactaggaaatattttcgttcaactcataatgaataatttaaatttaattgtcacttgtgtctaaacgtaaataaaatgcatgtaatcacattccAAAAATAATTTACAATagtataaaaacgggactataactcaccttaacgtaaacgaagtagTAACATAGAAAAGGTGAAATGCAcgaagtaagtgatcaagaatgatcacaacgccgagctataaataaagcaggtcgatataaataactaacttaagtcaagtcttagtatgatagttatagtacttgttgcaagtagacatagaacaacactcagtatgcttcagTTTGATCAGAGCAGCGTAAGGAcatgtactttctatttttagaaagtttctatttttggcaggtttccattACTGGAAaaattctatttttgaaaagtttctattttaggaaagtttccatatttacaaagtttataagttaTAAAGGTTTCCTCAAttagaaagtcaataaaagtcaactgaaagtcaaagtcaaccgaaagtcaactcaaaagtcaatctcggtcaaacatagtcaacattaatttttaaagtataagttataataacaataTAGGTTATAAtgctatttaaagtcatatatgtataattatgtcataacataagtttaattaaattaaattgaattaatagagttaacataagtttaaatgatataagtattattaattaataataatttttaatcatatcataagtattgttaattaataataatttttaatcatatcataagtatttaattataattattaaaccataagtatttaataattaaattgcaa
The window above is part of the Rutidosis leptorrhynchoides isolate AG116_Rl617_1_P2 chromosome 1, CSIRO_AGI_Rlap_v1, whole genome shotgun sequence genome. Proteins encoded here:
- the LOC139898007 gene encoding cysteine proteinase inhibitor A-like, translated to MAHKYSQPRLLLLVTTIALFVLCVTSRTSQNVNGDPVNGVGAWDAEKQYLEELGEYAVLAHNLASQHQLTFEKVISFDNHPGFNHKLTIAATDCGVSHAYEAVVCSKPWIQYKKLISFKHA
- the LOC139898018 gene encoding uncharacterized protein, translating into MYGTWESNCAELPRYLNELLYTNPNTIVRFLIDGPPDEKGVDTFKYVFWAFGLAIRAYTMCVLIICIDGTHLKGSYNGKLLLAFAKNANNQVLPIAFAIVDNETNASWTWFLEMFQQHVVQYRKICVISDHHPGILHVMGIYTSQYGWEHRYYLRHVRSNLMKHCPRI